CTTTTGGCTTTCTCTTGCCACTGCATGGTGACAGCGGCCCAGGAAAGAAAgcagaggggaaggaggaggtcGGGGTTTCTGATTGACTGGAGTAGCCGCTGGATGGACTGGCGAGGGCTGCTAGCTTCTCAGGAGACGTTAGCTTGAAGTCTCCCTCCACTGACGGGAGTGAGGGGGTGGTTGCTCTGGAGCCGGACTGGGATGTCTGCGACTCAGAGCTTTCCTGCGACTTGATGCATTCGATAACGGTTGTACCTGTGGCTGTGCTGGAGTTTGATAAAGACCGATAGGGATCGCTGGATTTTAAATCATTGAGGAGCCACAAATCTGCGTAGTCTGACTGTACAACCCCTTCGTCCTTAAACGAATGTGCATCGCTGGAGCTAAACACGCCTAAGTCAGGTAGATCCGCCGAACCCTCAACCCCCCACACCACAGGTGACTCTCTGGCATGTGCACTGTTCTCGCTATGACCTGGGGAGCTGGACAAAACCAGCTGCCTTTTCCTCTCCTGGGAGGACAGTGGAAGTTGCTGCCCGCATGAAATCTTTGGTTCTTTCTTCTCAGGGATGTTTCCCTCACTGCATATTTTCCTTAAGGATGAACTCCTCTTAGGCGGAGACGGCTTCACCTTTGGTTTTCTTAAAGACACACAGCGTCTCCCGAAGGTCATGTGCCCGCCTATGTCAGACAGTCCACAATCAGAACTGGAAGCTGCATAGTTGTAAGTGAAGCTTTTGCTGCCTTTCAGACCGCAGTCAAAGTGCATAGAGGTGTAGTAGCCTTCAGTGTCTACAGAATAGTGGGAGACAGTGTCTGCCTTCTCGGACAGTGGTTTGTCAGAGTAGCTGCTCTCACAGGTGGCCATGCTGGTGAAGCTGGGGCAGCCCAGGCTGCTCTCAACCTCTCTGCTCGGTTCAGGGCTGAAGTCATGTGAGTGAGAAGGATCTGGGTGGGAGTAAGTCCAATCCCCCTCAGTGGGAGTGTTGACCCCTGCTTCCTCTAATATGTCCATAgctgtggaggagaaagagcCTGCCCGCTGTGTCCTGAGGCCCTGGTAGTGGTCCAGCATGAAGCCAGTCTGGTCGTCGTTGGTGTGAGTGGCAGTGTTTAGGGAGAGCTCAGAGTCACAGTGTGAGGAGCCGGTCAGCTGCGGAGAGGCTGCAGGGGGCATCGTTTCTGATGTCTGTGAAGGGCAGGTGGAGCTGCTCCCACTCCAGTTCCCACTAGAGGACTGGTGGTCCTCCTTATGGTCCAACTGGCCTCCCAGCACTCCTGCAGCTGAGACAGAGTGGACGGGGCTGCTGAATGTGTCGGAGCTAGATGAGATCTCACAGCTGCCCATGTCAACTTTCCTGGGCAGCTGGGATCTGGTCCTTTCCATCCAGCTGTGCTCTGGACTCTCTGAAAGCTGCTTGTACTTCAAGCCCAGCTGGTGTTCAGACACGGCCTGGTCATCCGtgctctcctcttcatccttcAGTATCAACTTCCCTGGTCCAGGCAGGAAGTCCTCAGTGTCAAAGGGGGaaagctcctcctcctcatcgcTGTCATTATGCCCATTTTCCATTATCCGGCTGCTGTCTCGGGGCAGGCTCCGAGTGCGAAGGCATGCTCCTACAGAGGCAGTGAACATGGCGTCAGTGTTGTCCGGCAGAGCGGAAATGTTGCCTGCAGactgggagagggagagggagactCCCTGGCCTCTCTGGGCCCTGATCCTTCTCCGAGACGGCGCTCCTGAGATCAGAAAGTCTTCTGTTTGGCAACCTGAGTCTCTGGTGCTGAGATGACTCGCCAGCTCCTCGTTGGATGGTGTGATATCAGGACTGGCATGAACTATCACTGTCCGCTCTCTGGAACCAGGAGAGTCGTCAGAGTCTGGAGGAACAAAGGAGAACAAAGAAGGAAAGTATTAAATACAATCTATCCCTGGATGTGTCTGGGGATTTTTATTGCATGTCATTCCCAATATTTTTCCCCACTCACTGCCTGTCATCTATCTACTGACGACGgtctaataaaaacatgaaatagcctaaaatacattaaaagacagaacaaaggAATGCCAAAAATAAGTCTAGCTTCACTAGTTGGTGTCTTTCGTATTTACGTTGGCATATAGCTGGTCTTTCACTGGTTCTTCTACAATTTACTGATGCTGTATAGAATCTAACACACTGAGTTAATCCGTACAGCTATGAGCACATTTGTCTttacaacatacacacatgatTTATACCATATGAATTAAGCCACTATTTTAAGTGATACCATACATTATGTCAACAAATAACATAAACATCACCAGAAGCAACTTAAATTTATCTTAAGACCCTTTTTTTGTGACTGCTGTTTAAGTTACATACCCAAATCTTGCTGCACCTGTCGAGGAATGCCGGCGACAGTTCTCCGTCTCCTaagcttcctcctcctctgaagCACAGACTGGGAGTGAACGAGCGAGCAGCGCACACTAGCATCTCTGTCAAAGCCAACCCCTGCAATGGAGACGGGACATCTGAGGAATCTTTGTTTAGTGGCTGCAACTGCAACGATTCCTTCTTTAGctcaaaaaaagaaatctgttacATGTTGTACAGAAGTAGCAGCTTGAACGGAGGAGATCACAGCCACAGTGAGACAAACCCAAAGTGTAGAGGTAGATACTAGTTAAGCTCAGCATGTTGATGGGTTTACTGACAAAAGGAAATTACGGTTTCTGCGTCAGTTGACTTGCATTTCCCCCTTGttttcctgtctctccctcACTATTACAACTATCATGTGATTGCAGGTCAAGCTTTTCAGCACCATAGCAATGACTGGTCTGACAGTGCCGGTGCATAACTCTCCTTCCCAGTCAGTGTTATCGTGAGTAACGAACATCAGGCAGGCCTTTCAACAACTTGGACACTGCTAATTGGCATTCATGTCACATTAACTTGCCTCTTTGCAATCACAGGCACAAAAGCGCTGAGCATGAGAAAGAAAGTTAACGGGGCACAAAGCATGGTTTGCACGTTGGAAGTTAGTAACTGTAGCAACAGTGGCTTTGATAACACGATCTTAAAGTTTATTACTACATTTTCAAATGGCTTGCAagtatttcattttgttatgtAAAGTCCACATAATAAGAAGTGGCACTCTTGTGAGGAGTGAGTGAATCACTGGTTGATTCATTGTGACACTTCTCATCTCACTGTTAGCTTCTCTACATTATAACATATAGTATAACATAGTGATACAGTGTTGAacagtaaaagttaaaagaagAATTGGACTTTTGTAGCATGTATAAGTATTTATTTGATAGGTATTACTCTCTGTCAAGTACGTTTACTAAAGGAGAAATCTATACACAGTTTGGTTCTGACACAATGATCAAATTGAGACATGCTGTAAAACGGTGAAATCGTTTCAAATTACCAGTCACATTAATGGGGATGACACATGAGTTGATGACTTGGGaactgtttttcattctttcctcTGGTGTGGGCAGTGGCAGAGCTTTAGACCAGTTAGTCTGCTTGTCCAGGGTAGAGGGGATGTTACGGATGGGAAACTTAGACCGGTGACCTAGAGCCACCCCGTCAGTGTCGGGGTCAGAGGGCGCAGCCTGCAACAGATGGATATTTGCATGGTTAGGATGTTTAGGTTAGGTGGCATTACATGAGAAATGGTACAGCAGAGTTAAATTATCAAACTGAGCTTCAGAGAAGGGACTGTGTGGAGCACAGAGGTTAATGTCGAGAATTACACTGGTATCGTCAAAAGGAAGAAAAGTTGCACTGGGAGAGACATAAAGGTTGAATGTGGCGATCAGTGTCTTATTAATCTGCAGCAAAGACTGCGTAGTGTCTGTGCAGAGGTAAAACAATACACAGGGCCTTCCACGAGCTCAGTTTCATGTTGGAGTGCAAAGAATCCACCAAGTCATGGAAATAACAGCATTCTTTCGTTttagagacagagaagagaaagcacAAGTATCTTTCAAAGCTTTCATGCATAAAAGAACATGCACTGAtgaaaaaatgttaaactgaGGAAAAGCTGTTTGTACGTGGAATAAAGATGTGAAAAGCCTTCACCACCTGACTGCATCTGAGCTTGTTAGACCAGTAAGAGCCTTGGTACAAACTGTAGTCGGGATAAACACTATTTCTGCTTTGTGAAAAAGAGATGCCTCCTTCACTCAACGACCACAACGCGGGACAGAAATGTGACAGCGTAAATAGTAATTTCCCGTCAACACGCTGCTTTGAAAACTCTTAGCTCATGCTCCAACAATCTGTGGCACCTATGTGACTCCCCTGCATAATAATCAGCCTCTGGAAATATTTGGAGTTTATACTTCACTGCTGCATTCCTCTGAGCTTCAGCATCAATCACTGCACAGTCCGCTGCTCTAAATACTCCACATCCTGTTTCCATGGGCACCCTCAGGCTCTCGAGCTGAAAGTCAGTAGATCCCCCTAACGTTTAGCTCCATGCTAAACGAATTTGCTCTTATAAGTTCTTACCTTGAGATTGCtacacagagacaaatgtgAAGCTGGGAGTGATTCTCAGGCTCAACTGGTTCCCACCTACACCACCAGACAACCTCCCACCCCCATTTAAAGTCAGCTCTCGAGCCTTTGTGCTCTCTGCTCCCAGCAGACCAATGAGACCCTGACAAAACCCCGGCCACAAAAGAAACCCGTTTCCTTGGAAACTTCACCCAActagtagaaaaaaagaaatcaaagcaaGAGCGTTTACAGCTGATTTGTcacaagagaggaaagaagtTTTAGGGCCGTCTGAGTTGAAAGAGGAGTGAAACGAACGACAAagagtggacagagagagagagagaaaaaggagcGGCGGTTTGTGGTGTTTGCCCCTGTCCACAAGCTCATTTACTTCTCACAGTGGGCACCAAGCACGATATTTGCGGTGAGcgcagagagagaaacatgaggCTGTCAGCTCTTTCGGGGAATAGTGCACGGGTgaaaccacagcacagagggATCATGGGTAATCACAGACACAAGCTTAGAGAAGTCGACCCTATCATTAGAGAAACGCAGGCTGCCgtgccctcacacacacacacattcttcacATACTACAGTTTAGAGCCGTTACGCAAACCCCAACAACAACTGTCTGAGGGCTTAAATGTACGACTGGTTGTCGTGGGTGAAAGTGGGGCTTCTTCAGTTTCATGACAAACCTGTTACCTGGTATCCTAAACGGGTGTAGCAGGACGCTAGCACCGCCCGAGAAAGGCAGCATTCACGAGGCATGCATTTGAAAAGATCTTCATTATGTAAATTAGAAGgagtcaaacaaacaagaacaggTAAGGAGTTGTGAAATACAGGGTTAGTGAGAGCACACAGGAgccaggagggagggagggaccAGTACCTTTCTGCTCCAAGGAGAGAAGTGGCAACATTCGGTAGGGGAGGAGGAGCGGGTGGATTCAAACTGAATcacaggcaaaaacaaaaaaaaagacaaaaacacaagacagaaaTGAACACGGAGATACtccacataaaaatacaaagtgacaagaCAACAATACAGGAGTAATGTTGGTGTGGAGCAGGTTGATGAgctgaaaaaatgaaatctCATTCATTCAAAAGATGAcgaaatgaaaatataaattcaGAGCTCTCTAAACAACCATGCTccaaatatcacacacacactcccttttTACCTGTGTTTGTGCTAACTGTGTTGTTGCATCTCTAAAATGTCTCTCTGGCTGCTTGGGGAAAGAAATATGTTTACTTCAAAAGTACAGCACAAGTTGTGTGTAAGTCATGGTCTTCAAGCTACATGTAATTAACAATATGTAAAACAAGGATGCACCGATTAAAAATAGATAACTAAAGCTCTAAATCTTGTTCATTCAAGTATAACAGGATAAATACAGAAGGTCAAGTAATTTAATATGGTCACAAACAGAAGACTGATTTAGATTACTATCAGCAGGCTGTAGATCTGAACCCAGACGTCTGTTGATATTTTGCTGTACTACCCAACGTCCTaaaagtcacattaaaatgtACGACATGTAGAAGCTGGTAAGTTCATCTTCTCACCGTTGTCAAATTTGTGCCCCTCCTTTCTTGACGGTGGATGATGTGAGGAGAGGGGTACACGGGCATCGGAGGCACCACAGAGATGGttactctcctctctctgctgcctgaGCGATCTACAAGAATCAAGCAAAACATGGAAGTCTGACTTGAAAGAGGAAATAAGAAAGGTTCCAAAGAGCTTCTTTGAGAACAGGTCTAACGTTCTGTACATCCACAGGGTCATCGTTGGTTCTAGTTGTTGCACTTGGCCACACTAGCTGCAAACTCTTCCTAACACTATTTTAACACTTGTCCTAACACAATGTAAGACACGTAGAACAGAATTCACAACATGTGAAAACCCATCCTCAGTTTAATTAgacaaattttaatttaatacatttcacaGCCCCTGTTCTAtgaaatgcagcttttaaagtGTGTGGATACAATTACAGTAACCAGTAACTCTCTCAGTGTACATGCAGCATGTGCCTGTGAGTGCTGTTTTAATACAGCCACACAGTGGTAAAACAAGGATGTTGGATTACAATAGAAGCCAATCAATATAACAGACCTGCAATGAATACTGCATTTGTGAAGCTTTTAATGCCCCATCATTGAATCAGAGAGGTGGTGATTGAATTTTAGAGTCAGTTACTTAACGGAGCCACATCGGAGTGCATTAAGTGTTCCTGTTAAATCATGCACCCACAGGGattgataaaatcatttgatCACACACCAGCCTCTGCAAAATCATATTTAGGGTATCATCTGATGTCTAATGGTTTCATCAGACCCAGCATGCACTTGCACAACACGTCCACTTGAGGGCAGAGTGACACCAGAATCACATCATACAAACAAGCTGCAGCCGTTCAAGGTGGGAAGAATACATCCCAGCACAGACTTTTAAATCATATGAGAACcagagtaaacacagaaaagtttaAAATTACATGTCAAATAAAAGACGTTGCTGTTTGCTAACACAGAAATGACAGAGAACAAACTTAAGAACTGCTCATTGCCTGTTTCTCCTGTGTGATCACACAGGGCCTCACCTCGGTGCAGGCCCCACAGGCTGAGGTTGGCTTGCCTGTGGAGCTCCTCTACACATGCTGGCCGTGTGTTGGGGCGGAAAACATTCCTCTGCTGGTGCCAGGGAGATTGGTAATGTGACGTCAGCTTACTCTCCACATCCAGGTTTGACACCGCTGTCAGAGAGAGACGGAGCAGGTCAGACAACGATTAAAGCCCCGACACAATGGAGCAACTGAGAGGACAAAGGTCACTAAATTTCTGTTTAGCTCATTactatcttttttttataaatcagcCACTGAATCTACTGCAAATACAGCTCATGTCAGCACATGTAATGAAAAGGCATTTCATCACAGGGAGGTTTAAAGGTACTAGTTAGGAGATCCTTAAATTTCCACTGGCATTTTTGTGATGACACACTGGTTAAGATTATTAAGGTAAACTCCACAGACTCCACAAATGAATGATTTTAGAACAGTACGGTGCCGTGAGCGCAGATGATATACTGTGGACGTAAAACACCACATTCAtcccagagacagaagaaagagaaagaagagcaggaTAATCAGGGCCCAAGTCAACAGGACAATAGCCTGTTTACTAATGCAATACTAGTACTTAGTGACAAACAATAGGTCTTAATGTAACCTGATACTATGACTTTCATCTGCTAAACAGTGACCCAGGACCTGGACTAATCCCCCTCACACCTTCTCAGGTTAGAGACTCTCAAATGACAGGTACGGCATGGAGGGGCGGTGGATGATGTTTAAGTCTAGAAGAAgctgtttcatgttgtttcagTGTTGACTGTTTGAAATGCAAGTTTATACAGAAATATATGTGCAATGAATATGACCGATGACCATGTGCTTGTTGactgatcaaaaacaaaacaaatgcacagaaagtCTCTTTTGTTTATCtctctatctcacacacacaaatgaaacagacacacatacacccagAAACATCATCAAAGATCTATCTGACCAAATGTACAGAGTGGATTGTAGAAATAGAACTGAGTGTAAAAATACTGTGTAGTCAAATAATAGTGTATATTAAGAGTTGGTGAGTTGAAATCTTACACATCAGTAGGAAATTCTAAGGAATATCCAGAGGATTAACACCACTAAGCCTTTGCTTTAGCAGACAAACACGTCCGTGAGCCTTCTCCTACCTGGCAGACATTCCTGGGTTTGTCCTTGACCTGGCAGCTTTCCTGAAACACACTCTGTCTGACGGACATGTCTGCTGAGAGGCAACCATGGCTCAGCGTGCTCCAagtttgttttgtattctgGCCAGAAGCTAACTTTAGTCTCTTTCAGTTCAACTTGCGATCACTGCTACCAAAGGTCAGGAAGGCCGAGCACGGCATCGCACCGGAGCTCGGCCTGCCGCTCATCGATCTGCTGCGTAAGTGTTTTTATAACAGCTCAGCTACTGTGTATTTCCACACAGGTCCTTCCCAGGACACACTGTGCCGTGCACGCAGTCCCCAGGTGAGGCAGTGTGTTTATCTGTTACTCAGAGACAACTTGACGTTTTCCATAAAACACCCCAGAGTGATCTAAAGGCCCTCTGCTGTGACCCCGTTGACCTGAAACATGCTCTGTGCTGTGTCTCCTGCTCAGCTGGAGTCACTGGAGGTAAACCCATCAGGGAGCACATTTACATATGTGGAGCTGCACTGCTTTTCCTGCTGCCTTACTATGCTCAGACTAAGTTTCACTTTACTTTAGTGTTGTTCACTGACTTTCACTTGTTAGTAGATATATATGGTAGTGAATCCTATTGCATTTTTGTTCAAGCAAATTGTTTTTCAAAGTTAACAAACTGAGCTGAGTTCAGGGAACACCTATAAACTCCTATGGGACATATCGGATCCACTGCCATAAACAAAACAGCGGCTCATGGTGATCCACCCATCCATCTGTAAGTAGCACACATCTCACAGAGTGGCATCAATCTTCATGTTAAACTAGCTCACATCGATTCTCTGATTCGACCAGAGACGCTGTTGATTGCGGATGACGCCTTGGTTAAAGTTATTCATTCAGACTTGCCTTCTGTTTTATCTGCTGttcatctgcatgtgtgtcttacAAACCCACGATATATCAAAAAATGACACAATACAGCAGCGTATGACGCACTTCTGCTGTGAAGTGTGCTGATTTAAGGGAGTCACCAGTGATGTGTTGGGAAATATGAGCCCTTTAACACTGTTTGTCAGCCCGCCTCCCTGCTGAGCTATGAACTGTTGGCCCTGCTGTGACACTTTCGACATCTCCAGCACACTAAAAAACCActtgacaacaacaacaacaacaactaggACACAGACTGTGCTCTCGATGCCTGACTCCATTCAGCTTTTccctgtttttatcttttttatcttCCCCTGgctaaaacacacatcagtacATCTTTTCACGTTGCTCAGTGAAATCTCTGACTTTTACTTAAGTGAGACTATAGAACACGAGTCCATAAAAGGCCTTTTAGGAGGTTTTCATGGAGACCATATGGGGAAACCTTTATTGGGTCAGCAGCGGTCAGCTGTTGCCCCAAACGAggccaaagaaaacacattagcCTTCAGTCATCTCACTGACCTCTCAGCagctttttccttcttttacaGCCAAGCTGAGTGATCTTCGATATGGCGAACACACGACGTGCTGAGCCAAACGAGCCACGTGGCCTCAGGTGAGAAGACAAACAAGACTTTACTACAGCGTCACACTTTTATTTAGAGCTTGTAATTCTCTTAATTTTTTGGCCTAAAGTCATCATGTGAACTTTCCACATTAAGTGAAATCATGCATTCTAATATCTGCATCCCGACACAGCCTATCAATCTCTCccactgctcctcctcttcatgtTCAGCAGGATCACCCCCGGGTAACCTCACTGCTATCAGCCCTGCAGGCCAGGAGAAGGGGGGATGAAAGCGTGAATCCTCAAACAGCCTCTGCCTTGTAATTTACTCAATATTGGCCCAGCAGCAGCCAAACCCCCTTTTACTTCTTGAAGAATCAACTCTGCACACTTGATGTGAGTTTGACTGTCTAGTTAGAGACTGAACAGACGTTTAGCAAAACTGTAGCTGCATCTGGCATGTAAGGCCTCCCCATGGCTGGGCTGTGCTCACACTCCTCTTACTCAGGTAAAACTAAACAAGCAAAAAAGAGACAAGGGGATGCATCAACTGAGGAGAAAAAGGCTTTCAACTCATCAGCTCTTACATCTTGTGACAACACTTAAGAGTGAAATAAGGAACTGTAGCACATGCAACTCAAGCAAAGCCCCAGGAAATGATACAGTACCTTGGGATATGAGTGGGAGACAACATCCGAGAGCCATGACAGAGTGCAGTGGTTTTAACTCATTGCATCAGTGAGACATTAAATCGGTCAGTGAGAAAGTGTCCCTCGTGTATTTCCAGTGACGTCTCTTGGATCCTCTGCCACACTgacctacagctccactgcaaCATCTGCTCACACTCCTCCCCCTTGTCCCCTTCCCCACCCAGTGCTTGGTACAGATGGTCCAGCCAGGCCCTGACTTGGGCTACCACTAATCTGTTTATGGTCTGCTACACTAGAGTTGGAGTGTTAATCCAAACCACTGAAACAACACTAACTGCTTAGACCACAATGGAGGCTGATGGAGGATGCAGAGGAATGCTCAAAGATGCGCAGGATGGAGGACACTAGCATTCATACTATTCAAATCCAGTATTGTCCACTACATGAAATAAGAGGCACTAGTGAATAAAGTCTGCTGAGTATTTAATAATTCACAGATTACACAGACAACAGGTATGTAAAGATGAACCTTCAGATGAAGAGCCAAATGCATTTCAGTGCACACTGCAGTGTGACAACAAATGAAAGAATGAGCCAGCTCACCTGAACTGAGCAAGAGTTGATCAAGTCACTGAGAGGTCCTGCTGCCAAAATAAAATTGAGTGCTGCTGTTCCACTGAGTGCCCGTCACTGGAGAAAGTCCCCTCTGACGTGTGATtagtaaaacacaaagagtAGAGTCCCAGTGCCAGGAGGCACGGAATAATGCTCATGTCCCTGGTAATCCTCTCTGAGCTCACATCCTCCCAGCTGATGGTGATGTTGCGGGTGCTGCAGCTGACCCGCCCGCAGCAGGTGGGGCATGAGATTGTTTACATTAAGCAGGAGATGAGGCTAAAGCCTGCAGCCCTGCTGAGACGCTCCGATGATGGAGACCCTCGATGGGACAACTGCAGCAACTTAGTTTGAGATGCAAGTTGTTGACAAGTTGAAATGATACTATGGTCACAGTGTGGGTGAGCAGGGCCGTGTGTAATGGTACCTTGGTGATACATTTAAGAGCCTTCTCTCCACCAGACCCTGTTCTCAAGGAGGTTTGGGGCTGAGAATACACACAGGCTTACACACTTGTAGTCAGATTAAAGGACCagtgagaacaaaaacagtTCATAGCAAATCCTAGGCATGGCAGCAGCCACTGTCCACTGACTGTACGCACAATGTTTGGTTATGCAGAGTCCTCCTACTACCCAGTCTGTGAAAGCTGTTGCACAATGTCCTTTGTGGCTCTGATGGGATCTTTTTAaagtcagacaaaaaaaaagtttggccGGTTTGGCAGAGCTGGTCTAATGAAAGATGCTATCAAGCTGCATTATGGGAAGCATCCAAGGTTTGTGCGGTGTGGCTAGAAATGAAGCTATCTCAATCTCTGCAGGTTGGAGCTGGTCATTTCGAAAGACCCCTTTTAAGGAATCTTCAAAGAACCCCAAAGTTATGCAACTACAGTATGTACTTATATAAGATCTTACATTTGTGATGGTGAATCTTTTAGGAAAGACATTATGGAAGCCAGAACCAACacagttttctcctttttgtttaaTGAAACACTTCATGATTCATCATCATGGTCTAAAATGACTATTTTCAATTAGATTTTGTAGGTTTTTCTTATTACTCCTCAGTGCTATGGACATTTAAAACCATGTGGAAACATCCTAATTGTGTTCACTttgtcagcatgtgtgtttcttaGAGACTCTTTCAGCATACAAAGGTCAGTCATAACTCAGGCAAATTTGAGGAAGCGAGACTCttcccttccttctctctcctcctatCAACCGCATGGTTATCCCACCACAACTATTTAAAAGGGCTCTCCCTCACCTCACCTGGTGCTTTGATGTGCAGGAGCAGGTGGGTCCTGTGACCTCTACTTGGAATGCGATGCTGGGAACCGGGAGGCCTACGGGAGGGCTACATGAGCCATTGTTGCAGCCTGATGCTGCTCTCAGCTGCCTGCAGGTACGACAGTAAAGGGCTGCTAAACTGTAATCACACCAGTGGTTTGCTTCCTGAAGCACTTTGCCATCCGTCAACACCAGTCAGTTAATTACCTGGCTGAGAAATGAAGAACAGGTCCATCCTGACAGTCGGTTCTATTTAACTGTGTGACACTttcattcattgattcattcTTTAATTCAAGATAGTGAGACTTTTCTGAGAGCCTATGACATCAccactggaagaaaaaaaaatgcaggtGTGGGAAACTGTTCTTGTTTAATTGCAGTGAACTGAAGTCTGATAGTATTTCCTGACTTGAGGTCAGGACTTCAGCACGCGCTGGCAGTGCCACAAGCCCACACACGAAAACTGGTCTGGTGGTGAAACTAAATCATCGTTATGCTTCAGGGGACGTGGCTGTGTGTTCAGATGTTGGACGAACGCCTCGACCATCaaactgtctgtctgcctgtgtctgcCAGTGTGCCGGGAGGTACAGTAAGGGTGGAAACGAAGAAGTGGGGGAATCCCATCAGATATCAGAGCTTCCATTGTAAAGGATGCATTACCTCATAATAAACATGACGTTCTGCTGACAACAAATACTGAGACAGATGGCCTGTGTGCTACGCCTCATTCAGTGCAGTATCCTTAGCCTAACATGGCAATGAACCCACATACTGGACTCTGTACAAACAGCTTGGATAGacaaaaattatatttcaataGGAAAAACAATCTCAAACTCACATCACTTAAAACTTGAACCTCAAAGCTTCCCCCTTGTGACACTTCCCAACAGTGCTATCAAATTTCTAATGTTGATCCAGTTCccgaacacatacacacagtgctAAATCCACTCCgacaaataattattttggATCGC
This genomic window from Anabas testudineus chromosome 4, fAnaTes1.2, whole genome shotgun sequence contains:
- the nhsa gene encoding Nance-Horan syndrome protein isoform X2 gives rise to the protein MFPDLKQLFSYVVVIGPLTATICDYSGSDKETFHTVCDAVSNLDVESKLTSHYQSPWHQQRNVFRPNTRPACVEELHRQANLSLWGLHRDRSGSRERRVTISVVPPMPVYPSPHIIHRQERRGTNLTTFESTRSSSPTECCHFSPWSRKAAPSDPDTDGVALGHRSKFPIRNIPSTLDKQTNWSKALPLPTPEERMKNSSQVINSCVIPINVTGVGFDRDASVRCSLVHSQSVLQRRRKLRRRRTVAGIPRQVQQDLDSDDSPGSRERTVIVHASPDITPSNEELASHLSTRDSGCQTEDFLISGAPSRRRIRAQRGQGVSLSLSQSAGNISALPDNTDAMFTASVGACLRTRSLPRDSSRIMENGHNDSDEEEELSPFDTEDFLPGPGKLILKDEEESTDDQAVSEHQLGLKYKQLSESPEHSWMERTRSQLPRKVDMGSCEISSSSDTFSSPVHSVSAAGVLGGQLDHKEDHQSSSGNWSGSSSTCPSQTSETMPPAASPQLTGSSHCDSELSLNTATHTNDDQTGFMLDHYQGLRTQRAGSFSSTAMDILEEAGVNTPTEGDWTYSHPDPSHSHDFSPEPSREVESSLGCPSFTSMATCESSYSDKPLSEKADTVSHYSVDTEGYYTSMHFDCGLKGSKSFTYNYAASSSDCGLSDIGGHMTFGRRCVSLRKPKVKPSPPKRSSSLRKICSEGNIPEKKEPKISCGQQLPLSSQERKRQLVLSSSPGHSENSAHARESPVVWGVEGSADLPDLGVFSSSDAHSFKDEGVVQSDYADLWLLNDLKSSDPYRSLSNSSTATGTTVIECIKSQESSESQTSQSGSRATTPSLPSVEGDFKLTSPEKLAALASPSSGYSSQSETPTSSFPSAFFPGPLSPCSGKRKPKVPERKSSLSSLSYRDAATSKKDLELPIIPPSHLDLSGLSNMCNKASTYRTPEILQQTKQKAAVSAKLAAPINSELFNAHSMSITPTVLHSVQLRPIRKNHEGGHEEKTASRLKCPTVNLTSTLSSSPPLHNSHHHHISLKVSCQSACTLNQELSSGEAACRNETRNKHDREVPLECVTAFRRQPEPPVDVTDGTASDEGDACRESVETSVCSVDCSPQPLQQQSTEPFEEQTCSSPSVLHSSPNRSNSPDKVPATDSQSELSDVSPFSNESSKEEENESSGVSATSASLDGKEESTPDTEDYFSKDSTPSDNAVSPLSDESRTEDDSVFLSPTKTRTTEDLFAMIHRSKRKVLGRKDSTELGVRNRLSAASGNTPPSSTGSSPVSSVSSPSAVTSPGLQRVSGPIYRNAKRSSTSNEEFKLLLLKKGSRSDSSYRMSATEILKSPVTPKSPGDSLMDSPRQPEEFGSPLQQQPPSGPDQLSSPYPRANTEGFSPKSFSTSAASRQGRPRIPPPASSSRYSMRSRLYSAPMQAISEGETENSDGSPHDDRSSQGSM